A single region of the Ferrimicrobium acidiphilum DSM 19497 genome encodes:
- the kdpA gene encoding potassium-transporting ATPase subunit KdpA, which translates to MTWQGILQIFVLLAVVTIVGFYLSKYMYNTLEGGRTFMDRVLVPCERGVYRICGIDPTIEMRWTRYVFVLLAVNAVGFVVLMVLLALQPVLTIFNPAHMKQVPFWVNLNTSISFMTNTNWQNYGGETTLSYLSQMWLTVQQFLSPVTGICLFLAVVRGFSRHNANTIGNFWRDFVRTLLWVAIPISVIGAIVLLALGSPQNLNAYTVVHTLQGHTQVIAQGPVASMTSIMQFGDNGGGFFNMNSAQPFAGPNAASIFFQLILGFSVPVACIFLFGKMVKNLRQARPIFASMAILFVIGALVMYHFEAVGNPALVAHGIHLASSHNLEGKDSRFGTATSTLFNNSTTAVSWGSVIASNDSMTPIGGMIPLFNIMTGEVIFGSWGVGMIGMIAYAVLALFLAGLMVGRTPEYLGKKIESFEVKMAVLSMIVPSLVILVLAAFSVVLKAGTSGIFNPGPHGLTEVLYAFSSGVGNNGSAFGGLNAASPWYSATVGIAMLLGRFAMYIPLVAMGASLAKKQRIPESAGTFPTHGPLFAGLLTGTVVIVGALIFFPSLALGPFAEQFAAHAGKLFGG; encoded by the coding sequence ATGACCTGGCAAGGTATCCTTCAGATCTTTGTTCTCCTCGCGGTCGTGACGATCGTCGGTTTCTATCTGAGCAAGTATATGTACAACACTCTTGAAGGTGGCCGTACTTTTATGGACCGCGTTCTCGTCCCTTGCGAACGGGGCGTTTACCGCATTTGTGGGATTGATCCCACTATAGAGATGCGCTGGACTCGCTATGTCTTCGTGCTCCTTGCAGTCAACGCTGTGGGCTTTGTCGTCCTAATGGTGCTGCTCGCTCTGCAACCGGTGTTGACTATTTTTAATCCGGCTCATATGAAGCAAGTGCCATTCTGGGTGAACCTGAACACCTCGATCAGTTTTATGACCAACACAAATTGGCAGAACTACGGAGGGGAGACAACCCTCAGCTATCTTTCACAAATGTGGCTTACCGTGCAGCAGTTTCTATCTCCGGTGACCGGCATCTGCCTCTTCTTGGCGGTCGTTCGCGGATTCTCACGACACAACGCCAATACGATCGGCAACTTCTGGCGGGACTTCGTCCGCACGTTGCTGTGGGTCGCGATTCCGATTTCGGTGATAGGTGCGATTGTATTATTGGCGCTTGGGAGTCCCCAGAACTTGAATGCCTATACCGTGGTACATACCCTACAGGGCCACACACAGGTGATCGCGCAGGGCCCAGTAGCTTCGATGACTTCGATAATGCAATTTGGTGATAATGGTGGGGGCTTTTTTAACATGAACTCGGCTCAGCCCTTTGCTGGGCCCAATGCGGCTTCAATTTTCTTCCAACTTATCTTGGGATTCAGCGTGCCAGTGGCGTGCATCTTCCTCTTCGGAAAGATGGTAAAGAACCTGCGTCAAGCACGTCCGATATTCGCGTCCATGGCGATCCTGTTTGTGATAGGTGCCCTCGTCATGTATCACTTTGAAGCCGTGGGAAATCCCGCACTGGTCGCACACGGGATTCACCTCGCATCTAGTCACAACCTCGAGGGCAAGGACAGCCGATTTGGGACCGCAACAAGTACCCTTTTCAATAATTCGACGACTGCTGTCTCTTGGGGATCGGTAATTGCCTCGAATGATAGCATGACGCCCATTGGTGGCATGATACCGCTGTTCAACATCATGACTGGCGAGGTGATCTTCGGCTCGTGGGGAGTGGGAATGATAGGCATGATTGCCTATGCAGTACTTGCACTATTCCTCGCGGGGCTGATGGTTGGCCGGACACCGGAGTATCTGGGCAAGAAGATCGAGTCATTTGAGGTAAAGATGGCGGTGCTGTCGATGATAGTGCCAAGTCTCGTGATCCTAGTGCTTGCTGCATTTTCTGTAGTGCTTAAAGCGGGGACGTCGGGTATATTTAACCCGGGCCCACATGGACTCACCGAGGTGCTATATGCCTTCTCCTCCGGGGTTGGTAACAATGGGTCGGCTTTTGGGGGTCTCAATGCGGCATCCCCCTGGTATTCGGCAACGGTTGGCATTGCTATGCTGCTGGGCCGCTTTGCGATGTATATTCCCCTTGTTGCCATGGGCGCCTCTCTGGCGAAAAAGCAGCGTATCCCTGAGAGCGCCGGCACTTTTCCGACTCATGGCCCACTGTTTGCCGGATTGTTAACTGGCACGGTAGTCATCGTGGGTGCTCTGATTTTCTTCCCTTCACTGGCATTAGGTCCATTCGCCGAGCAGTTCGCGGCGCATGCCGGAAAGCTCTTTGGTGGGTGA
- the kdpB gene encoding potassium-transporting ATPase subunit KdpB, giving the protein MSMWDRELVSRSLRVSLRKLDPRALAHNPVMFVVEIGSVFTTIDAIRYLISGRFGMFSFIGQITIWLWLTVLFANFAEAMAEGRGQAHADELRRTRSETEARRVTATGIEVVPATSLVPGDIVVVSAGEVIPGDGEIIEGIASVDESAITGESAPVIRESGGDRSAVTGGTTVLSDEIRVRITAGRGESFLDRMIALIEAGVRQKTPNEIALALLLAGLTLIFLVVVVTLAPFSVYSRAVVSVTVLIALLVALIPTTIGGLLSAIGISGMNRLLEHNVLALSGRAVEAAGDVNVIMLDKTGTLTMGSRQATSFVPSPGVDERRLAEAAQLSSLADETPEGRSIVALANEKFGIQTPNLDSNDVVFVPFTAQTRMSGVDLDGRRIRKGATESVARWAEVELDPQTIAAIERIAREGSTPLLVAEDHQILGAVELKDVVKEGIKERLASLRAAGIKTVMITGDNPVTAEAIAHEVGVDDFLAEATPERKMDYVKSVRTEGYMVGMVGDGTNDAPALAVADVAVAMNTGTMAAREAGNMIDLDSNPTKLIDIVEVGKQILITRGALTTFSVVNDVAKYFAIIPAMFVVAFPGLNALNVMRLTSPDTAILSAIIFNALIIPALIPLALRGVRYTATSAASILRKNLLIYGLGGLIVPFAGIKVIDMIVTALHLVSTAR; this is encoded by the coding sequence ATGAGCATGTGGGATCGAGAGCTAGTGAGTCGGAGCCTTCGTGTGTCATTGCGCAAGCTGGACCCAAGGGCATTGGCGCACAACCCGGTGATGTTCGTCGTAGAGATCGGCTCAGTTTTCACAACTATTGATGCCATTCGCTACCTAATTTCCGGACGCTTCGGCATGTTTTCCTTTATCGGCCAAATCACCATATGGTTGTGGCTTACGGTGCTCTTTGCTAACTTCGCCGAAGCCATGGCTGAAGGTCGGGGCCAGGCGCATGCCGATGAGCTGCGTCGGACGCGTAGCGAGACCGAGGCGCGCAGAGTGACCGCAACTGGGATCGAGGTGGTGCCTGCGACGTCGCTAGTCCCAGGTGATATAGTCGTCGTTTCAGCGGGCGAGGTTATCCCAGGTGACGGAGAGATCATAGAGGGTATAGCTTCTGTAGATGAATCGGCAATTACCGGCGAGTCGGCTCCGGTAATTAGAGAGTCTGGCGGCGATCGCAGCGCAGTCACTGGTGGCACCACTGTCCTCTCCGATGAGATTAGGGTGCGGATCACTGCTGGACGCGGTGAGTCGTTTCTCGACCGAATGATCGCCCTTATTGAAGCTGGTGTTCGTCAGAAAACTCCTAACGAGATCGCACTAGCACTACTTTTAGCTGGTCTTACATTGATCTTTCTAGTTGTGGTTGTCACCTTGGCGCCTTTCTCTGTGTATTCGCGGGCTGTGGTTTCGGTGACGGTGTTGATCGCCTTGCTGGTAGCACTGATACCCACCACAATTGGGGGATTACTTTCTGCGATTGGAATCTCGGGTATGAACCGCCTTCTTGAGCACAACGTTCTCGCACTTTCCGGACGGGCAGTAGAGGCTGCTGGTGATGTCAATGTGATCATGCTCGATAAGACGGGAACTCTTACTATGGGTAGCCGCCAAGCGACTTCTTTCGTGCCGTCGCCAGGTGTTGATGAGCGTCGGCTGGCCGAAGCTGCTCAGCTTTCATCACTCGCCGACGAGACTCCCGAAGGACGCTCTATAGTCGCTCTTGCAAATGAGAAGTTTGGGATTCAAACCCCGAACCTTGATAGCAATGACGTCGTGTTTGTGCCATTCACGGCTCAAACGCGCATGAGTGGGGTCGATCTTGACGGTCGACGAATCCGTAAAGGGGCAACCGAATCCGTGGCCCGCTGGGCCGAAGTGGAGCTAGATCCACAAACCATCGCTGCTATCGAGCGAATCGCCAGAGAGGGTAGCACCCCGCTCTTGGTGGCGGAGGACCATCAAATTTTGGGTGCCGTGGAGCTAAAGGACGTGGTAAAGGAAGGTATCAAAGAGCGCCTGGCTTCGCTTCGTGCGGCCGGGATCAAGACCGTTATGATCACGGGTGACAATCCCGTCACTGCCGAGGCAATCGCTCACGAGGTAGGTGTGGACGACTTCCTTGCCGAAGCAACCCCAGAGCGCAAGATGGACTATGTCAAGTCTGTTCGGACCGAGGGTTATATGGTCGGGATGGTCGGCGACGGCACAAATGACGCTCCCGCACTAGCAGTAGCGGATGTGGCAGTTGCAATGAACACCGGGACCATGGCAGCGCGTGAAGCTGGCAATATGATTGATTTAGACTCAAACCCTACCAAGTTGATTGATATAGTCGAGGTCGGTAAACAGATTCTGATTACTCGCGGTGCGCTCACCACGTTCTCGGTGGTTAACGATGTCGCTAAGTATTTCGCTATCATTCCGGCGATGTTCGTTGTGGCCTTCCCGGGGCTGAATGCGCTAAATGTTATGCGCCTGACTTCGCCAGATACAGCAATTTTGTCGGCCATCATCTTTAATGCCTTGATTATTCCGGCCCTCATTCCCTTGGCTCTCAGAGGGGTGCGGTATACCGCCACTAGTGCGGCAAGTATCCTACGCAAGAATCTGTTAATTTATGGCCTCGGTGGCCTTATTGTGCCCTTTGCCGGTATCAAGGTAATCGACATGATCGTCACAGCCCTGCATCTGGTGTCCACGGCACGATGA